The following proteins come from a genomic window of Syntrophales bacterium:
- the lpxB gene encoding lipid-A-disaccharide synthase translates to MFPESTNPRNIMIVAGEASGDLHGSNLVKEIHRINPSVRFYGIGGKKLKEAGVELIANSSDTAVVGLTEVASKLKFILKVMGLLKKSLREDKPDLLILIDYPDFNLPLARTARKNGVRVFYYISPQVWAWRKRRIKQIEKIVDRMAVILPFEAQIYDKSKLDVNFVGHPLLDVVKKKYSRKEALKKFGLEEGCTTIGILPGSRESEVKKLLPEMLKAAEILEDQITPIQFVLPLADTLNIDFVLKIIDKYSVNVKVIPDDIYDVLSISDVVMVASGTATLETALLEKPMVIIYKVSTLSYYIGKMFIKVNNIGLVNIIAGKTIVPEFIQDKATASNIAEEISDILTNRSRMDRIRKELSGIREKLGSPGAAARTARLVYEMIRDNSGDRRQEIGDRSQETE, encoded by the coding sequence ATGTTCCCTGAATCTACTAATCCCCGGAATATAATGATAGTTGCGGGGGAGGCTTCCGGAGATCTGCACGGATCCAATCTGGTAAAGGAAATTCATCGGATAAATCCTTCTGTCAGATTCTATGGAATCGGGGGCAAGAAACTGAAGGAGGCGGGCGTTGAGCTTATTGCCAATTCATCCGATACAGCAGTTGTAGGGCTTACGGAGGTTGCTTCCAAGCTAAAATTTATCCTGAAGGTCATGGGTCTGCTGAAAAAGTCACTGAGGGAAGACAAACCAGATCTTTTGATACTTATCGACTATCCCGACTTTAACCTTCCTCTGGCCAGAACGGCCAGAAAGAACGGGGTCAGGGTGTTTTACTATATAAGTCCTCAAGTCTGGGCATGGAGAAAAAGGAGGATTAAACAGATTGAAAAGATTGTTGACAGAATGGCGGTTATTCTTCCTTTTGAGGCGCAGATCTACGATAAATCGAAATTGGATGTAAACTTTGTCGGTCACCCACTTCTTGATGTAGTGAAAAAGAAATATTCCAGAAAAGAGGCGCTGAAAAAATTCGGCCTTGAAGAAGGATGCACAACGATAGGAATCCTCCCTGGAAGCAGGGAAAGTGAGGTGAAGAAACTTTTACCTGAAATGCTCAAGGCGGCTGAAATTCTTGAAGATCAAATTACCCCCATTCAGTTTGTATTACCCCTGGCTGATACTCTAAACATTGATTTTGTCTTAAAAATAATTGATAAATATTCTGTAAATGTCAAAGTCATCCCGGATGATATTTACGACGTGCTAAGTATATCAGATGTCGTCATGGTTGCCTCGGGAACGGCTACTCTGGAAACCGCCCTGCTGGAAAAACCAATGGTCATAATATATAAGGTTTCCACTCTTTCTTATTATATAGGAAAGATGTTCATCAAAGTGAACAATATCGGATTGGTCAATATAATTGCCGGGAAGACCATAGTTCCCGAGTTTATTCAGGATAAAGCTACTGCTTCGAATATAGCAGAGGAAATTTCGGATATACTTACCAACAGATCAAGGATGGACAGAATACGGAAAGAACTGTCCGGAATAAGGGAAAAACTGGGTAGCCCGGGTGCAGCGGCAAGGACGGCCAGACTGGTATATGAGATGATAAGGGATAATTCAGGAGACAGGAGACAGGAGATAGGAGACAGGAGTCAGGAGACAGAATAA